One region of Catenuloplanes indicus genomic DNA includes:
- a CDS encoding alpha/beta hydrolase, giving the protein MTPTSRPRRRSRRSAVRRRFVAVLVAAVICGASALTGTQPVSAAAAPWVTVSEGFVSFRVPAADVQSAVGTVSSVVVEANFGPSSNVSELGLVRSGDAWTSVIGPLPAGLYHYRLRGDGTRIFADSTNTATVTSDPSWRTVFIPGDSARFLTDVPAGRGGAITTITYRGRAANVWTPPRYDARRSRPYPVLYLQPGAGGGHADWTELGRARQILDRLSAEGRMEPMVVVMGGSGTSDFRNELKHLVRAVHARYHVARDSGHRALAGASAGGTHALRTALTHPGEFAYVGSFAGAYPEDGFHADARSVDRGTRLLRLYTGNVTDPSYNPSYRLLRRLDRAGIRHEFDGVNPDAGHNWTAWQENLADFVPRLFRSAPDHGPSHGHLPLRHEFTPPAPGTTPTPWLTTLANGDTFVTVETGTEFTGAERVTLWGNWAPGGSWVNVPLTRAGDRWRGTVGPLKPWFYYYQFLVDGVSKKDTSNPASITTEPTWSTFLVPGERARLLTDAPPGQGGTVETLTYHSTVAGEQRSAYVWTPPGYDPHRPAAYPVLYLQHGGGQSYTDWVEMGRAKQILDNQFRDGDIVPMVVVMGNGNVPDFTRELRENIVPAARAAYRIADDPARQALAGLSMGGFQTYDVLKNHPGEFAYIGTFSSAIGTPGGGVDPTGYDAEAINNGTRLLRVYVGNATDFVYPFTMATMAAFDRLGIRYEFAGVTQGPHGWDAWQKNLIDFAPRLFRPDTP; this is encoded by the coding sequence ATGACGCCCACTTCCCGTCCGCGGCGGCGATCGCGCCGTTCCGCCGTACGCCGCCGGTTCGTCGCGGTCCTCGTCGCCGCTGTCATATGCGGCGCGTCCGCGTTGACCGGGACGCAACCGGTGTCCGCCGCGGCGGCGCCCTGGGTCACCGTGTCCGAGGGTTTCGTGTCGTTCCGGGTTCCGGCCGCCGACGTCCAGAGCGCCGTCGGCACCGTGTCGTCGGTCGTGGTCGAGGCGAACTTCGGCCCGTCCTCGAACGTGTCGGAACTCGGCCTGGTCCGCTCCGGTGATGCCTGGACGTCGGTGATCGGGCCGCTGCCGGCCGGGCTGTACCACTACCGGCTCAGAGGCGACGGCACGAGGATCTTCGCGGATTCCACGAACACCGCGACCGTCACCTCGGATCCGAGCTGGCGCACCGTGTTCATCCCGGGTGACTCCGCGCGGTTCCTCACCGACGTGCCCGCCGGCCGGGGTGGGGCGATCACGACGATCACCTACCGGGGCCGGGCAGCGAACGTATGGACCCCGCCGCGGTACGACGCGCGCCGAAGCCGGCCGTACCCGGTGTTGTACCTCCAGCCCGGTGCGGGCGGCGGCCACGCCGACTGGACCGAGCTTGGACGCGCCCGGCAGATCCTGGACCGTCTCTCGGCCGAGGGCCGGATGGAGCCGATGGTCGTCGTGATGGGCGGCAGCGGCACCTCCGACTTCCGCAACGAGCTGAAGCACCTCGTGCGCGCGGTGCACGCCCGGTACCACGTCGCCCGCGACTCGGGGCACCGGGCACTCGCCGGCGCGTCGGCCGGTGGCACGCACGCCCTGCGCACCGCACTGACCCACCCGGGCGAATTCGCCTACGTCGGGTCGTTCGCCGGTGCCTACCCTGAGGACGGCTTCCACGCCGACGCCCGGTCGGTCGACAGGGGCACCCGCTTGCTGCGGCTGTACACCGGCAATGTGACCGACCCGTCGTACAACCCCAGCTACCGGTTGCTGCGCCGGCTCGACCGGGCCGGCATCAGGCACGAATTCGACGGGGTCAACCCCGACGCCGGTCACAACTGGACGGCCTGGCAGGAGAATTTGGCCGATTTCGTGCCCCGGCTGTTCCGCTCCGCGCCGGACCACGGCCCGAGCCACGGTCACCTTCCCCTACGGCACGAATTCACGCCCCCGGCGCCCGGGACGACTCCGACTCCATGGCTCACCACACTCGCCAACGGCGACACCTTCGTCACGGTCGAGACCGGCACCGAGTTCACCGGCGCGGAGCGGGTCACGCTCTGGGGCAACTGGGCCCCCGGCGGCAGCTGGGTCAACGTTCCGCTGACCCGCGCCGGTGACCGGTGGCGGGGAACCGTGGGACCGCTCAAGCCATGGTTCTACTACTACCAATTCCTCGTGGACGGCGTCTCGAAGAAGGACACCTCGAACCCGGCGAGCATCACCACGGAGCCGACCTGGAGCACGTTCCTCGTCCCCGGTGAGCGGGCACGCCTGCTCACCGACGCCCCGCCCGGCCAGGGCGGCACGGTCGAGACGCTCACCTATCACAGCACCGTGGCCGGAGAGCAACGCTCGGCGTACGTGTGGACGCCGCCGGGCTACGATCCGCACCGGCCGGCTGCGTACCCCGTGCTCTATCTGCAGCACGGCGGCGGCCAGAGCTACACCGACTGGGTCGAGATGGGCCGTGCCAAGCAGATCCTCGACAACCAGTTCCGGGACGGCGACATCGTCCCGATGGTGGTCGTGATGGGCAACGGCAACGTTCCCGACTTCACGAGGGAGCTGCGGGAGAACATCGTTCCGGCGGCCCGCGCCGCTTACCGCATCGCCGACGATCCGGCACGGCAGGCGCTCGCCGGTCTGTCGATGGGCGGATTCCAGACATACGACGTTCTCAAGAACCACCCCGGCGAGTTCGCCTACATCGGCACCTTCTCCTCGGCGATCGGCACACCGGGCGGCGGCGTCGATCCCACCGGCTACGACGCCGAGGCCATCAACAACGGCACACGACTGCTCCGGGTGTACGTCGGCAACGCGACCGACTTCGTGTACCCCTTCACGATGGCCACGATGGCCGCGTTCGACCGCCTGGGCATCCGGTACGAGTTCGCCGGGGTCACGCAGGGCCCGCACGGCTGGGACGCCTGGCAGAAGAACCTCATCGATTTCGCCCCACGACTGTTCCGCCCGGACACTCCATGA
- a CDS encoding ABC transporter substrate-binding protein translates to MAHGTTSRSLLTAIILAALVATTACSPPGGDTGSPEPGTSAAPATATCGTAPVTLKAYFETGFPLPKSLADEFTKQYPNVTWDIREDQFAVITQNAPRVLADDPPDLMRLPQVSELVKDGLLKNLDGYAQTLGWTGWPGSQLQQMRVGADGERGDGPLYAMGLNFSMTGVFYNKKLAAQIGMTEPPATLADFDTALQKAKDAGITPINQFNGGATGGLAFPLQNLMAAYGDAGAINNWIFQRSGATIDTPTNLQATQHLQRWITSGFFAPDVNSQDYATMMSRFIEGKNLFIFNGDWESGNLDKQMAGNVGFFLMPPAQAGGKRAAMSAPLTYGIGSKAKNADCAAFFLNWVATDQKARDIAVTVGGSHPMGPADAYMPAVQEGSVTAATLAAGAVIGQDNGAMDFIANATGAIYAKSWTPQLQKLVAGQQNPEALLDEVQKDYEDQVKN, encoded by the coding sequence ATGGCTCACGGAACCACCAGCCGCTCACTGTTGACCGCGATAATCCTGGCCGCCCTTGTCGCCACCACCGCGTGCAGCCCGCCCGGCGGCGACACCGGCAGCCCCGAACCGGGCACCAGCGCCGCACCCGCCACCGCGACCTGCGGCACCGCCCCGGTCACGCTCAAGGCGTACTTCGAGACCGGCTTCCCGCTGCCGAAGAGCCTGGCCGACGAGTTCACCAAGCAGTACCCCAACGTCACCTGGGACATCCGTGAGGACCAGTTCGCGGTGATCACCCAGAACGCGCCGCGCGTGCTGGCCGACGACCCGCCGGACCTGATGCGCCTGCCGCAGGTCTCCGAGCTGGTCAAGGACGGCCTGCTGAAGAATCTCGACGGCTACGCCCAGACGCTCGGCTGGACCGGCTGGCCCGGCTCCCAGCTGCAACAGATGCGGGTCGGCGCCGACGGCGAGCGCGGCGACGGGCCGCTCTACGCGATGGGCCTCAACTTCAGCATGACCGGCGTCTTCTACAACAAGAAGCTCGCCGCACAGATCGGCATGACCGAGCCACCGGCCACCCTCGCCGACTTCGACACCGCCCTCCAGAAGGCCAAGGACGCCGGCATCACCCCGATCAACCAGTTCAACGGCGGCGCCACCGGCGGTCTGGCCTTCCCGCTGCAGAACCTGATGGCGGCGTACGGTGACGCGGGCGCCATCAACAACTGGATCTTCCAGCGGTCCGGCGCCACCATCGACACCCCGACGAACCTGCAGGCCACCCAGCACCTGCAGCGGTGGATCACGTCGGGCTTCTTCGCCCCGGACGTCAACTCCCAGGACTACGCCACGATGATGAGCCGCTTCATCGAGGGCAAGAACCTGTTCATCTTCAACGGCGACTGGGAGTCCGGCAACCTCGACAAGCAGATGGCCGGCAACGTCGGCTTCTTCCTGATGCCCCCGGCGCAGGCGGGCGGCAAGCGGGCCGCGATGTCCGCACCGCTGACCTACGGCATCGGCAGCAAGGCCAAGAACGCCGACTGCGCCGCCTTCTTCCTGAACTGGGTCGCCACCGACCAGAAGGCCCGCGACATCGCGGTCACGGTCGGCGGCTCGCACCCGATGGGCCCGGCCGACGCCTACATGCCGGCCGTCCAGGAGGGCAGCGTCACCGCGGCCACCCTCGCCGCCGGCGCGGTCATCGGCCAGGACAACGGCGCGATGGACTTCATCGCCAACGCCACGGGCGCCATCTACGCCAAGAGCTGGACCCCGCAGCTGCAGAAGCTGGTGGCCGGCCAGCAGAACCCGGAAGCCCTGCTCGACGAGGTGCAGAAGGACTACGAAGACCAGGTCAAGAACTGA
- a CDS encoding LacI family DNA-binding transcriptional regulator produces the protein MAADQRVTIYQVADRAQVSISTVSNVLNKPDRVSPATRARVLAAADELGFVPKAQAVSLARRAAGRIGVMAPFTSYGSYLRRLSGVLTAARELEIDAVVFDHVSAALASSPVLASMPLHGRLDGLIVMGLRIEDAIADRLRERGLPTVAVDADSSLFSRVVIDDTDGGGLAAAHLRERGHRRVGYLLERQVSDYESQAIRRLSGFRRVIEAGGGEVIVATSDNSVDAARRAAAALLDAADRPTAIMAHHDTLAVGVLLAARDRGLRVPADVAVMGFDDGETATAADLTTVRQPFEESGSIALSVLLGHVDGTRPRSTTVLDVRLVQRSTT, from the coding sequence GTGGCGGCGGATCAGCGGGTCACCATCTACCAGGTCGCCGACCGCGCTCAGGTGAGCATCTCCACGGTCTCCAACGTACTGAACAAGCCCGACCGGGTCAGCCCGGCCACCCGCGCCCGGGTGCTGGCGGCCGCCGACGAGCTGGGGTTCGTCCCCAAGGCGCAGGCGGTCAGCCTGGCCCGGCGGGCGGCCGGCCGGATCGGCGTGATGGCGCCGTTCACCTCGTACGGGTCGTACCTGCGCCGCCTGTCCGGGGTGCTGACGGCAGCGCGCGAACTGGAGATCGATGCCGTGGTCTTCGACCACGTGTCGGCCGCCCTGGCATCGTCGCCGGTACTGGCCAGCATGCCGCTGCACGGCCGGCTCGACGGCCTGATCGTGATGGGCCTGCGCATCGAGGACGCCATCGCGGACCGGCTCCGCGAGCGGGGCCTGCCGACGGTGGCCGTCGACGCGGACAGTTCGCTGTTCAGCCGCGTCGTGATCGACGATACCGACGGGGGCGGGCTGGCCGCCGCCCACCTGCGCGAGCGCGGGCATCGCCGGGTCGGGTACCTGCTGGAGCGGCAGGTGTCCGACTACGAGTCACAGGCGATCCGGCGGCTGTCCGGCTTCCGCCGGGTGATCGAGGCGGGCGGCGGCGAGGTGATCGTCGCGACCAGCGACAACTCCGTCGACGCGGCTCGACGCGCCGCTGCGGCGCTGCTCGATGCGGCGGACCGGCCGACGGCGATCATGGCGCATCACGACACGCTCGCCGTCGGCGTCCTGCTGGCCGCCCGCGATCGAGGGCTGCGGGTTCCGGCGGACGTGGCCGTGATGGGATTCGACGACGGCGAGACGGCGACGGCGGCCGATCTGACGACCGTCCGGCAGCCGTTCGAGGAGTCGGGCAGCATCGCGCTGTCGGTGTTGCTGGGTCACGTCGACGGCACCCGGCCCCGGTCCACCACCGTGCTCGACGTGCGGCTGGTGCAGCGCTCCACGACCTGA
- a CDS encoding carbohydrate ABC transporter permease gives MSAQVEGRRAGRARRPRAIWLGWLFAAPAIIMYATFVIRPLLLTVQYSLYDWNGIGASTWVGLDNYRRLLTDEDLFSSIVHAFELIVFFSGIPVLLGLFVAATIRDIAASRLAVIARTVLFLPQVIPLVAAGIMWSWLLSTTGTANELLSAVGLGDLTRAWLGDFDTALPAVGVIGAWVLVGLCTLLLLAGMSKIDPALYEAARLDGAGPVREFLSITLPSLRQEIGVCVTVTVIAALASFDIVYIATQGGPGNATMVPGLEIYYLAFSEREVGMASALAVTLVVLVLACVLPIQRLTRDGS, from the coding sequence ATGTCGGCACAGGTCGAGGGGCGGCGCGCAGGGCGTGCGCGCCGCCCCCGGGCGATCTGGCTCGGCTGGCTGTTCGCCGCGCCGGCCATCATCATGTACGCGACGTTCGTCATCCGGCCGCTGCTGCTGACCGTTCAGTACTCGCTGTACGACTGGAACGGCATCGGCGCCTCGACCTGGGTGGGCCTGGACAACTACCGGAGGCTGCTCACCGACGAGGACCTGTTCTCCTCGATCGTCCACGCCTTCGAACTGATCGTCTTCTTCAGCGGCATCCCGGTGCTGCTCGGCCTGTTCGTGGCCGCCACCATCCGCGACATCGCGGCCAGCCGGCTGGCCGTGATCGCCCGGACCGTGCTGTTCCTGCCCCAGGTCATACCCCTGGTGGCCGCCGGCATCATGTGGAGCTGGCTGCTGTCCACCACCGGCACGGCCAACGAGCTGCTGTCCGCCGTCGGGCTCGGCGACCTCACCCGCGCCTGGCTCGGCGACTTCGACACCGCGCTGCCCGCCGTCGGCGTGATCGGCGCCTGGGTGCTGGTCGGCCTCTGCACCCTGCTGCTCCTGGCCGGGATGAGCAAGATCGACCCTGCACTGTACGAGGCCGCCCGGCTCGACGGCGCCGGCCCGGTCCGGGAATTTTTGTCGATCACCCTGCCCAGCCTCCGGCAGGAGATCGGGGTCTGCGTCACGGTGACCGTGATCGCGGCGCTGGCCAGTTTCGACATCGTCTACATCGCCACCCAGGGCGGTCCCGGCAACGCCACCATGGTGCCCGGCCTGGAGATCTACTACCTGGCCTTCTCCGAGCGCGAGGTCGGCATGGCGTCGGCCCTGGCCGTCACCCTCGTCGTCCTCGTCCTGGCCTGCGTCCTGCCCATCCAGCGCCTCACCCGGGACGGTTCGTGA
- a CDS encoding cation diffusion facilitator family transporter, giving the protein MSGHHADHGHPSHGHPGLRHRLTPHSHDTADKVDAALEASREGMRALWISLAALGATALAQAAVVVASGSVALLGDTLHNVADALTAVPLGIAFLIGRRAATRAYTYGFGRAEDLAGIVIVLVIAGSAALAGWTAIDRLLHPAAITHLPFVGAAGVIGFLGNELVARYRIAIGRRIGSAALVADGLHARTDGFTSLAVVAAAGGAALGWRWADPVVGLIIAVAIVFVLKDAAREVYRRLMDRVDPALVDTAEHTLRQVPGVRDVTGLRLRWIGHRMHAEADIVLDADLTLQAAHEIAADAEHRLTHAVPRLDRVTVHTDPATHPGAAHHRELSHHRRV; this is encoded by the coding sequence ATGAGCGGGCACCATGCAGACCACGGTCATCCGAGCCACGGTCATCCGGGTCTGCGGCACCGGCTGACGCCGCACTCGCACGACACCGCGGACAAGGTCGACGCCGCGCTGGAGGCGTCCCGCGAGGGCATGCGCGCGCTGTGGATCTCCCTGGCCGCGCTCGGCGCCACCGCGCTCGCCCAGGCCGCCGTGGTCGTGGCGTCCGGCTCGGTCGCGCTGCTCGGCGACACGCTGCACAACGTCGCGGACGCGCTCACCGCCGTACCGCTCGGCATCGCGTTCCTGATCGGCCGGCGCGCCGCCACCCGGGCGTACACCTACGGCTTCGGCCGCGCCGAGGACCTCGCCGGGATCGTCATCGTGCTGGTCATCGCCGGCTCCGCCGCGCTGGCCGGCTGGACCGCGATCGACCGGCTGCTGCACCCCGCCGCGATCACCCACCTGCCGTTCGTCGGTGCCGCCGGCGTCATCGGCTTCCTCGGCAACGAACTGGTCGCCCGGTACCGGATCGCGATCGGCCGGCGGATCGGCTCGGCCGCGCTGGTCGCCGACGGCCTGCACGCCCGCACCGACGGCTTCACCTCCCTGGCCGTGGTCGCCGCCGCCGGTGGTGCCGCGCTCGGCTGGCGCTGGGCCGACCCGGTCGTCGGCCTGATCATCGCGGTGGCGATCGTGTTCGTCCTCAAGGACGCCGCCCGCGAGGTCTACCGCCGCCTGATGGACCGCGTCGACCCGGCCCTGGTCGACACGGCCGAACACACGCTGCGCCAGGTCCCCGGCGTCCGCGACGTCACCGGCCTGCGCCTGCGCTGGATCGGCCACCGCATGCACGCCGAGGCCGACATCGTTCTCGACGCCGACCTGACCCTCCAGGCCGCCCACGAGATCGCCGCCGACGCCGAGCACCGCCTCACCCACGCCGTCCCTCGCCTCGACCGCGTCACCGTCCACACCGACCCGGCCACCCACCCCGGCGCCGCCCACCATCGCGAGCTGTCCCACCACCGCCGGGTCTGA
- a CDS encoding sialidase family protein, which translates to MRHHSRLLAAGLSLLLGAGLPAPATAASAADPKASALLLFDGGGETFNDVRYHSFRIPSLVRTSRDTLLAFAEGRVASNRDYGNINMMVKRSEDNGATWSGLGEVTGQGPGTWGNPTSVVGADGTIFLFLSWNAAGMSQFGDEGTTRISAWGERRVKLFTSSKAEDGTVWHGPVDLTSAVTPRTHADGSVWDWDAVGPGAGVLTASGRLIVPATNRNIYSDDGGVTFQSAPMAAGQEVTGESTLVELTDGQLMRNDTPNRSVWSTDKTRWVARGTIEGGFGPYAPEPALPDPHAEASILRYNRNAPARLIFLNSASTGTRTAMRIRVSLDEGETWSAGRALTTAPLPAWPQLGTGRVAEGGYSSMAKTADFTVGALVEVNEDTADSLTSHRSIVFRKMNLPWITG; encoded by the coding sequence ATGCGACATCATTCCCGGCTGCTCGCCGCCGGCCTCAGCCTCCTGCTCGGCGCGGGGCTGCCGGCGCCCGCCACCGCCGCGTCGGCGGCGGATCCCAAGGCCAGCGCGCTGCTGCTCTTCGACGGCGGCGGCGAGACGTTCAATGACGTCAGGTACCACTCGTTCCGGATCCCGTCGCTGGTGCGCACCTCGCGGGACACCCTGCTCGCCTTCGCCGAGGGCCGGGTCGCCTCCAACCGCGACTACGGCAACATCAACATGATGGTGAAGCGCTCCGAGGACAACGGGGCCACCTGGTCCGGGCTCGGCGAGGTGACCGGCCAGGGACCGGGCACCTGGGGCAACCCGACGAGCGTGGTCGGCGCCGACGGCACCATCTTCCTTTTCCTGTCCTGGAACGCGGCCGGCATGAGCCAGTTCGGCGACGAGGGCACCACCCGGATCAGCGCGTGGGGCGAACGCCGGGTCAAGCTCTTCACCAGCAGCAAGGCCGAGGACGGCACGGTGTGGCACGGCCCGGTCGACCTCACATCGGCGGTGACCCCGAGGACGCACGCGGACGGCTCCGTCTGGGACTGGGACGCGGTCGGGCCGGGCGCCGGGGTCCTGACGGCGTCGGGGCGGCTGATCGTGCCGGCCACGAACCGCAACATCTACAGTGACGACGGCGGCGTGACGTTCCAGAGTGCCCCGATGGCGGCCGGGCAGGAGGTCACCGGCGAGAGCACGCTCGTCGAGCTGACCGACGGACAGCTGATGCGCAACGACACCCCGAACCGGTCGGTCTGGTCGACGGACAAGACCAGGTGGGTCGCGCGGGGCACCATCGAGGGCGGTTTCGGCCCGTACGCCCCGGAACCGGCACTGCCGGACCCGCACGCGGAGGCGTCGATCCTGCGGTACAACCGCAACGCCCCCGCGCGTCTGATCTTCCTCAACTCCGCGAGCACCGGCACGCGCACGGCCATGCGCATCCGGGTCAGCCTCGATGAGGGAGAGACCTGGTCGGCCGGCCGCGCCCTCACGACCGCCCCGCTGCCGGCCTGGCCGCAGCTGGGTACCGGCCGGGTCGCGGAGGGCGGCTACTCCAGCATGGCAAAGACCGCCGACTTCACGGTGGGCGCGCTCGTCGAGGTCAACGAGGACACCGCTGACAGCCTCACGTCACACCGGTCGATCGTCTTCCGCAAGATGAACCTGCCCTGGATCACCGGCTGA
- a CDS encoding RICIN domain-containing protein, whose amino-acid sequence MFVRRIATLGLAILVTIGSAANTATAEPGGAAAVVNEDVFPGAVLGGPRTGPLATSVPAAGGDSLRALAAEPIAGFTCDGTAGPRVEVLYVREASMPDRYAAIQPLMQAWLINTDAAWNDGAARHGNSRHIRYLTETVDGTCRAVIRNVVVPAGALATFDASIAAVKALGYNAASNRKYLMITEATVICGVAQGTNDDQPGTANVANTAVRYARVDAAPNCLGANAIAHEFGHTIGAIQDSAPHYSEPGHCNQGFDLMCYADTFTLDCPQYDHKRLPDCGFDDFFSTQPAAGTYLATHWNTADSVYFRAGTSADNQNYPRSGWTYSVRNVASGAALDIDPAGGTVRDSLKYLHATTASSTAPSQKWLVSYDTGLQLQNRDSFYCVDTAYSGVTAGTRVLQYPCNGQDGMRWAYLPHADGSFTILNWRNGLALTQPSTAGALVDQQVYTGEANQRWSFTRIADPAGPVDNAVYNIAALSNRASLVAPVGAEVGEVISHAARSANTTQQFRLDAIGSYWQLVHVRSGLCAANTQDATEGLDLTLRTCSTNPLGQQWTLRRVADSRFILVNRHSGKVATMTTGLGSPIEQQTGTPNNEAQIWAFERV is encoded by the coding sequence GCGGCTGCGGTGGTGAACGAGGACGTCTTCCCCGGTGCGGTGCTCGGCGGTCCACGGACCGGGCCGCTGGCCACGTCGGTGCCGGCCGCGGGCGGTGACTCGCTGCGGGCTCTCGCGGCCGAACCGATCGCCGGCTTCACCTGCGACGGGACCGCCGGGCCCCGGGTCGAGGTGCTGTACGTGCGTGAGGCGTCGATGCCGGACCGGTACGCGGCGATACAGCCGCTCATGCAGGCCTGGCTGATCAACACGGATGCGGCGTGGAACGACGGCGCCGCCCGTCACGGCAACAGCCGGCACATCAGGTACCTCACCGAGACCGTGGACGGCACGTGCCGGGCCGTGATCCGCAATGTCGTGGTGCCGGCGGGCGCGCTGGCGACGTTCGACGCGTCGATAGCCGCGGTCAAGGCGCTCGGCTACAACGCCGCCTCGAACCGCAAGTACCTGATGATCACCGAGGCCACGGTCATCTGCGGGGTGGCCCAGGGCACGAACGACGACCAGCCGGGTACGGCGAACGTGGCAAACACGGCCGTACGGTACGCCCGGGTCGACGCCGCCCCGAACTGCCTCGGCGCGAACGCGATCGCGCACGAGTTCGGGCACACGATCGGCGCGATCCAGGACAGCGCGCCGCACTACAGCGAGCCGGGGCACTGCAACCAGGGTTTCGACCTGATGTGTTACGCCGACACGTTCACGCTGGACTGCCCGCAGTACGACCACAAGCGGCTACCCGACTGTGGCTTCGACGACTTCTTCAGCACTCAGCCGGCGGCGGGGACCTACCTGGCCACGCACTGGAACACCGCCGACAGCGTGTACTTCCGGGCCGGCACCAGCGCGGACAATCAGAACTACCCGCGCTCCGGCTGGACCTACTCGGTACGGAACGTGGCCTCCGGCGCGGCGCTCGACATCGACCCGGCCGGCGGCACCGTGCGGGATTCGCTGAAGTACCTGCACGCCACCACGGCGTCGAGCACGGCGCCCAGCCAGAAGTGGCTCGTCTCGTACGACACCGGGCTGCAGCTGCAGAACCGGGACAGCTTCTACTGCGTTGACACCGCCTACAGCGGCGTGACCGCGGGCACCCGCGTCCTCCAGTACCCGTGCAACGGGCAGGACGGCATGCGGTGGGCCTACCTGCCGCACGCCGACGGCTCGTTCACGATCCTGAACTGGCGCAACGGCCTGGCGCTGACCCAGCCGTCCACCGCCGGGGCCCTCGTCGACCAGCAGGTCTACACCGGTGAGGCGAACCAGCGGTGGTCCTTCACGAGGATCGCCGACCCGGCCGGGCCGGTCGACAACGCGGTCTACAACATCGCCGCGCTGAGCAACCGGGCAAGCCTGGTGGCGCCGGTGGGCGCCGAGGTGGGCGAGGTGATCAGCCACGCCGCGCGCAGTGCGAACACCACGCAGCAGTTCCGCCTGGACGCGATCGGGTCGTACTGGCAGCTGGTGCACGTGCGCAGTGGCCTGTGCGCCGCGAACACACAGGACGCGACGGAGGGTCTCGACCTGACGCTGCGGACCTGTAGCACCAATCCCCTGGGGCAGCAGTGGACGCTGCGGCGGGTGGCCGACTCGCGGTTCATCCTCGTCAACCGGCACAGCGGGAAGGTCGCGACGATGACCACAGGGCTCGGTTCCCCCATCGAGCAGCAGACCGGCACGCCGAACAACGAGGCCCAGATCTGGGCGTTCGAGCGGGTGTGA
- a CDS encoding glycoside hydrolase family 5 protein — protein sequence MPNQLQRLLAGALAAMTMVPAAAAASQFRGMNWAVLGDNFSTGPLVLHGLSQSDSNATGRAKANALYDDMAAIGVNTVRLPINTHTVGTTWRNAYRGAIDAATARGFKVILAYWEDGAASGGRITNLAAWNTMWSNVTYTYGADTNVYFEPMNEPHGYTSAEWRTVAANWMSYHYSAVPARTLIGGTGYSQDLRDVCNDSRFSGTLLSFHHYAFFYSPMTYDAFRGHVQTRLGTCASRAVVTEYGVPMSTGLDDADANSTDNFVRHIRAVTQVMRDNRMGGVYWPALGGKPTGTSGFDHYSMFSLTGSGTALDLTVRNASGRDRIRYGWGL from the coding sequence GTGCCGAACCAGCTGCAACGCCTCCTCGCCGGCGCGCTCGCCGCGATGACGATGGTCCCGGCCGCCGCGGCGGCCAGCCAGTTCCGCGGCATGAACTGGGCTGTGCTCGGTGACAACTTCAGCACCGGGCCGCTGGTGCTGCACGGCCTCAGCCAGTCCGACAGCAACGCGACCGGGCGGGCCAAGGCGAACGCGCTCTACGACGACATGGCCGCGATCGGTGTCAACACGGTCCGGCTGCCGATCAACACGCACACCGTCGGCACCACCTGGCGGAACGCCTACCGGGGCGCGATCGACGCGGCCACCGCGCGCGGCTTCAAGGTCATCCTCGCCTACTGGGAGGACGGCGCCGCGTCCGGCGGCCGGATCACGAACCTGGCCGCGTGGAACACCATGTGGTCGAACGTGACCTACACCTACGGCGCTGACACCAACGTCTACTTCGAGCCGATGAACGAGCCGCACGGCTACACCTCGGCCGAGTGGCGCACGGTCGCGGCGAACTGGATGAGCTACCACTACTCCGCGGTCCCGGCCCGCACGCTGATCGGCGGCACCGGCTACAGCCAGGACCTGCGGGACGTGTGCAACGACAGCCGGTTCAGCGGCACGCTGCTGTCCTTCCACCACTACGCGTTCTTCTACAGCCCGATGACGTACGACGCGTTCCGCGGCCACGTGCAGACCCGGCTCGGCACCTGTGCGTCCCGCGCGGTCGTCACCGAGTACGGCGTGCCGATGTCCACCGGCCTCGACGACGCGGACGCCAACAGCACGGACAACTTCGTCCGGCACATCCGCGCGGTCACCCAGGTCATGCGGGACAACCGGATGGGCGGTGTCTACTGGCCCGCGCTGGGCGGCAAGCCCACCGGCACGTCCGGCTTCGACCACTACTCGATGTTCTCGCTCACCGGCAGCGGCACCGCCCTGGACCTGACCGTCCGCAACGCCTCCGGCCGGGACCGCATCCGGTACGGCTGGGGCCTCTGA